The genomic window CAAGCATACGATCGGACCCGCTGTTGCGCGAGCGAGTTGTTGAATTTCCCTTGTCAGTAACCCGCGGCCCTGGTTCAGCCGAGCGCCGTGGGGTGACTGAAAATCTGTAGCACCGCCCGCGCGACCGCTTCGCCGAGCCTGCGCTGGCCTTGTGCATCGAGGTGCACGCCGTCCACCGGGCTGGGCTCGGTCACTTCGGCCGCGTCGAGAAAGGCGAGGCCGCGGTCCCCGGCCACGCTGCGATAGTGCCGGGCAAAGTCCAGTGCGTGCTCGGGTTTGCCGTGGCACATCAACGACAACTCGTCGGAGAGCTTCCCGATGCGCGGCGGCGCGATCAGCAGGATGCGTGGCTCGCCGCCATCCGGGCCGGCCTCGCTGGCCTGCGCGAGCTTGCACAGGGTTTCGATCCCGCGCGCGGCGTCGTAGGCCGTCAGCTCGGGAAAGTGCAGCACATCGTTGGTGCCGAGCAGCAGGATCAACAGGTCAACCGGCGCGTGCGATTCCAGGATCGGCTGCAGCAGATCGGCACCGCTGCGGCCGGGGCGGAACGGTTCGTCGTGCACCGTGTAGCGACCCCGCAGACCCTCGGCGATCACCTCGTAATCCGGGCCCAGCGCCCGGGCCAGTACCGAGGGCCAGCGCTGATCGAGCGGCAGGCGCCCGAGGTTGCCCGGGATGTAGCCCCAGGTGATCGAATCGCCATAGCAGAGAATGGTCTTCATCGGTGGTGCGGATCGCCGGGTTCGGCCGGAAAGTGTACGGCCAGCCATACCGTCGGCGGTGCGCTGCTGGTGTGGATCACCCGGTGGCGCACATGCGCGGCGATGTCCACGTAAGCACCCACGTCGAGTTCGATCCGTTCTCCGGAGGCGTACTCGAGCACGGCGTTGCCTCGCAGCACGATGACCCACTCGCGATGGTCCTGGTCGTACCAGCCCGATTCGGGCGAGGTGTGTCCGCTGGAGACGATGCGCTCGATCGTGACGCCACGCCCCTGCGCGAGCGTCTCGAAGTGCTCGGTTTCAAGTGCCGGCGGGAGCGACGAAAAGAGGTTGCCTGCGATCAAGGAGATTGGCTGTCGAAGGAGGGTGGACGTCTAAAAGGGCTCTGACCCCTTATACCTTATTAATTTCTGACCCCTTTAATTTGAATTCACAAACCGGTCTACAATGCTTTCTATAGCCTCTATTAACTTTCTATTCTCCAAGCGGCCACCTACTACATCTGAATAACAATCAATAAATATTTTAGAGTACGCTGGATCAAATGTTGTCACGATTAGTATTTCTTTATTTCTAAAGGTGCGGTGGCCGAATTGGTCTCCTTGATTATCCGGTGGAGCTGTACCTGTTAATTGAAA from Chromatiales bacterium includes these protein-coding regions:
- a CDS encoding SGNH/GDSL hydrolase family protein; the protein is MKTILCYGDSITWGYIPGNLGRLPLDQRWPSVLARALGPDYEVIAEGLRGRYTVHDEPFRPGRSGADLLQPILESHAPVDLLILLLGTNDVLHFPELTAYDAARGIETLCKLAQASEAGPDGGEPRILLIAPPRIGKLSDELSLMCHGKPEHALDFARHYRSVAGDRGLAFLDAAEVTEPSPVDGVHLDAQGQRRLGEAVARAVLQIFSHPTALG
- a CDS encoding cupin domain-containing protein, translated to MIAGNLFSSLPPALETEHFETLAQGRGVTIERIVSSGHTSPESGWYDQDHREWVIVLRGNAVLEYASGERIELDVGAYVDIAAHVRHRVIHTSSAPPTVWLAVHFPAEPGDPHHR